From the genome of Microcoleus sp. FACHB-672:
GCTCGATATCCCCAATGAGCGCAGTTCTCACACGCAGCCGACACCACGCGGCGGCGGCTTGGGATTTATTATTGCATTTGCACTAACAAGTGGGAGTGCAGGGATTTTGGCTCGCTATTTTCCCCACTCATTTCACAACCAACTGATCTACCCAAATTTAAGTTGGTTATGGCTAATTCTCACACCCCTGGCTATTGTTGGCATTATAGATGACCAACGCGGTGTGCCGGCCGGCTTGCGATACCTAGTGCAGTTGGGAGTATCTAGCATCGCCGTTGCGTGTTTTGGCGCTTTTTTTCTACCTTGGCTTACCGATTTCGGGATGATCGGTCAAATGGTAGCAATCGTTGGCACCTGTATCGGCATGACTGCCCTAATTAACTTTTACAACTTTATGGATGGCCTTGATGGTCTCGTTGCCGGCGTTAGTGCCGTTCAACTGAGCTTCTTAGCTATCTACCTTAATCAGCCAATACTTTGGCTTCTTGTTGCTGCACTACTCGGCTTTCTGTGGTGGAATTGGTCTCCCGCTAAAATTTTCATGGGTGATGCCGGCAGCACAGTTTTAGGTGCGATTGTCGCAATTTCCCTAT
Proteins encoded in this window:
- a CDS encoding MraY family glycosyltransferase, with product MYLILVLASFLVSLLSVALIKQRFNQHLLDIPNERSSHTQPTPRGGGLGFIIAFALTSGSAGILARYFPHSFHNQLIYPNLSWLWLILTPLAIVGIIDDQRGVPAGLRYLVQLGVSSIAVACFGAFFLPWLTDFGMIGQMVAIVGTCIGMTALINFYNFMDGLDGLVAGVSAVQLSFLAIYLNQPILWLLVAALLGFLWWNWSPAKIFMGDAGSTVLGAIVAISLLNTHSDSIRGWSAIAITLPLIADAIYTLTRRLIRRENIFKAHRTHLYQRLQQSGWSHAQVASTYICITLLVASSIYYLGSAGAWLSLVGVAGSIILGEIYLRSHSSVSK